The Microbacterium sp. KUDC0406 genome includes a window with the following:
- a CDS encoding FAD-dependent monooxygenase, with amino-acid sequence MIITIDREGFFQIAYVIPAGTWSGEEEDVARMRANLGRVSPGVGDSFARVHVAAADVHLLRVRLERLRRWYADGMLCIGDAAHAMSPAGEWGSTWLCRTRWRRPGTSGRS; translated from the coding sequence ATGATCATCACCATCGACCGGGAGGGCTTCTTCCAGATCGCCTACGTCATCCCCGCCGGCACCTGGTCAGGAGAGGAAGAGGATGTCGCCCGCATGCGGGCGAACCTCGGTCGGGTATCCCCGGGCGTCGGCGACTCGTTCGCCCGCGTGCACGTCGCGGCCGCCGACGTGCACCTGCTGAGAGTCCGTCTGGAGCGGCTCCGTCGCTGGTACGCCGACGGCATGCTGTGCATCGGGGATGCCGCGCACGCGATGTCGCCGGCGGGGGAGTGGGGATCAACCTGGCTGTGCAGGACGCGGTGGCGGCGGCCAGGTACCTCGGGCCGGTCCTGA
- a CDS encoding SRPBCC family protein produces the protein MTEQTGSDVVVEYAFDAPIDRVWSAWTDPGIVGEWWGSDPAGVVTFAALDVRVGGGFEICFRDSTSAEHTCFGTYLRVVPTTALEFTWAWVNEPGVTSRVTVEFETLDAETRIRFVHSELGAASGHDYAAGWRRTFGKLDRVLAVHAEG, from the coding sequence GCAGACAGGATCCGATGTCGTCGTCGAGTACGCCTTCGACGCCCCGATCGATCGCGTCTGGAGCGCCTGGACGGATCCGGGCATCGTCGGCGAGTGGTGGGGGTCCGATCCTGCCGGCGTCGTCACCTTTGCGGCGCTGGACGTACGCGTGGGTGGAGGCTTCGAGATCTGCTTCCGTGACTCCACGAGCGCCGAGCACACCTGCTTCGGCACGTATCTGCGGGTCGTGCCGACGACGGCACTCGAGTTCACGTGGGCATGGGTGAACGAGCCGGGCGTCACTTCGCGCGTGACGGTCGAGTTCGAGACTCTGGATGCCGAGACGCGCATTCGCTTCGTGCACAGCGAACTGGGCGCCGCATCGGGCCATGACTACGCGGCTGGCTGGCGCCGGACATTCGGCAAGCTCGACCGCGTGCTCGCGGTGCACGCCGAGGGCTGA